Within Sorangiineae bacterium MSr11367, the genomic segment GAGGTACACGTCGAAGGCAACGCACTTGTGCTCGTTTTCCTCGACGGCGTGCCACTTCCAGAGCGCGGCCATCGTCGGATGTCCTTCCTCGAAGATGCCGTTGTCGAGCGCGGCGTGAGCCATCAGGGCCGTAAAGTGCTCCAATGCACAGGTGGCCGCGAGCTGCGCCCGTTTGGGGGCACGCGCCGAAACGCGGTCGAGGAGTTGCTCCACGCGCTTCTCCAGCGCGCGTGCGGGGTAGCCCTGGCGCTCGAGCATATCGTTGTAGGCTTCGTGCTCGCGGCTGTGGATGCCTTCTTGCCCGCAGAAGGCGCGCACCTCCTTTCGCAGGCGGTCATCCTTAATGAGGTGGTGGTGCGCGCGAACGGCTTTGATGAAGAAGCGCTCTCCCAAGGGGAAGAAGATCGACAGGTTGTCGAAGAAGCTGGTGACCGATTTGCGGCCGCCGAGCCAGTGTCGGGGTACGTCGTCCTCGGAAAAGTCGAACCGCAGGTTCCTTCGGGCCATGCGGCCCTCATAGGCCTCATCTGCAATCGACGTC encodes:
- a CDS encoding metal-dependent hydrolase, which produces MARRNLRFDFSEDDVPRHWLGGRKSVTSFFDNLSIFFPLGERFFIKAVRAHHHLIKDDRLRKEVRAFCGQEGIHSREHEAYNDMLERQGYPARALEKRVEQLLDRVSARAPKRAQLAATCALEHFTALMAHAALDNGIFEEGHPTMAALWKWHAVEENEHKCVAFDVYLAAGGHYRERAMVMLFATAIFWAKVFEHQVEFMKCDGTLYSPVEWVRLGWHLFGKPGWLRQIIPLYFQYYRPSFHPRDLDCNPAIARWKREFESSPVYRKAAKSS